From the genome of Pseudomonas sihuiensis:
CCGCTGGCGCGAATCAGCAAGATCAAACGCCGTGCTGGCGATTTCGACCCCGATGAAGGCAAGACCTATACGGCACGCCCGGTAATCGACCTTGAATTGTGCATGGGCCAGACCCTGCGCACGATCGAAGTGAACTTGACCGACCGAAGCGCATTCCAATACCCGCTTCTGATCGGCTCCGAAGCGCTCAAGCACTTCGAAGCCATGGTCGATCCAAGCCTTAAATATGCAGCCGGCAAACCCGACTGCACCAATGACGCAACCCCTGGCGAGTAATTCCCATGCGCTCTCTGAACCTGCATCTGAAAGTCCTGATCACCCTCTTGGTGGCCCTGGGCGTTCTGATTACGGCATACCAAATCTTCATTCTCGGCATTCCGGTGACCGAGGACGAGACCGACGATCTGTGGAACATCGATGCCAAGGTCGAATTCCAGGCGACGCCGCGTGAGCCGGTGAAGCTGCAGATGTTCGTGCCGCCGCTGAACCAGGATTACGTGAGCCTCAACGAGAGTTTCATCTCCAACAATTACGGCGTCAGCGTCAACCGTGTCGACGGCAACCGCCGCGTCACCTGGTCGGCACGTCGTGCCAATGGCAAGCAGACCCTCTATTACCGACTGGTTCTGACCAAGCGTTACAGCGGCGAGCAGGCGCCTGCAAAAGGCCCGATCTTCCGCGACAGCATCCCGGTCGAAGGCCCCGAGAAGATCGCGGCCGAAGCCCTGCTGGCACCGATTCGCCAGCACTCGGCGGATGTCGAGACCTTCATCAGCGAAACCATCAAGCGCGCCAACAACGTCAACGATGACAACGTGAAACTGCTGCTCGGCGGCGATGCCTCCACCGCCAACAAGGCCAAGGTCGTCGACCTGCTGCTGTCCATCGCCCACGTGCCGATGGAGCGCGTACACACCATTCGCCTGCAGGCCGAGGTCGCTCAGTCGCCGGAGCTTTGGCTGCGTAGCTTCAATGGCCAGAAATGGCTGTACTTCAACCCCGAATCCGGTGAGCAGGGCCTGCCGGAGGACCGCCTGGTCTGGTGGATCGGCGACGGTGATCTGGTCAGCCTCGAAGGCGGCCGTCAGGCGCAAGTCAGCTTCAGTCTGAACAACAGCGAGATGAACGCCATCCGCCTGGCCAAACTGACCGATGAGAACACCGACGCCAGCTTCCTTGAATACTCGCTGTACGGCCTGCCGCTGCAGACCCAGCAGACGTTCATGATCATGGTGATGATCCCGATCGGTGTGCTGGTCATCCTGATCCTGCGCAACCTCGGCGGCCTGCAGACCCTGGGTACCTTTACCCCGGTGCTGATCGCCCTCGCCTTCCGCGAAACCCAACTGGGCTTCGGTATCTTCCTGTTCACCGTGATCACCGCGCTCGGCCTGTCATTACGCTCCTATCTGGAACATCTGAAGCTGCAGATGCTGCCGCGCCTGTCGGTGGTACTGACCTTCGTCGTGGTACTGATCGCCGCCATCAGCCTGTTCAGCCACAAGCTGGGCCTGGAGCGCGGCCTGTCGGTTGCACTGTTCCCGATGGTGATTCTGACCATGACCATCGAGCGCCTGTCGATCACCTGGGAAGAACGTGGCGGCAGCCATGCCTTCAAGGTCGCCATCGGCACCCTGTTCGCCGCCACCATCGCGCACCTGCTGATGAGCGTGCCGGAGCTGGTGTACTTCGTGTTCACCTTCCCGGCGATTCTGCTGATCCTGGTGGGCTTCATGCTGGCGATGGGGCGTTACCGCGGTTACCGCCTGACCGAACTGTTCCGTTTCAAAGCCTTCCTCAAGGACTAAGACCATGTTCGGCCTGATCAAGACGTGGAAGGCCCTTGAAGCCAAGGGCATCATGGGCATCAACCGACGCAAC
Proteins encoded in this window:
- the rloA gene encoding retropepsin-like aspartic peptidase RloA: MRLKPFSLLICLLTLSCPALAMGKSIYGLNEYIHLQELDLQVAAKLDTGAKTASLSARDIKRFKRDGETWVRFVLAIDDAHERTIERPLARISKIKRRAGDFDPDEGKTYTARPVIDLELCMGQTLRTIEVNLTDRSAFQYPLLIGSEALKHFEAMVDPSLKYAAGKPDCTNDATPGE
- the rloB gene encoding osmotic stress tolerance membrane protein RloB, giving the protein MRSLNLHLKVLITLLVALGVLITAYQIFILGIPVTEDETDDLWNIDAKVEFQATPREPVKLQMFVPPLNQDYVSLNESFISNNYGVSVNRVDGNRRVTWSARRANGKQTLYYRLVLTKRYSGEQAPAKGPIFRDSIPVEGPEKIAAEALLAPIRQHSADVETFISETIKRANNVNDDNVKLLLGGDASTANKAKVVDLLLSIAHVPMERVHTIRLQAEVAQSPELWLRSFNGQKWLYFNPESGEQGLPEDRLVWWIGDGDLVSLEGGRQAQVSFSLNNSEMNAIRLAKLTDENTDASFLEYSLYGLPLQTQQTFMIMVMIPIGVLVILILRNLGGLQTLGTFTPVLIALAFRETQLGFGIFLFTVITALGLSLRSYLEHLKLQMLPRLSVVLTFVVVLIAAISLFSHKLGLERGLSVALFPMVILTMTIERLSITWEERGGSHAFKVAIGTLFAATIAHLLMSVPELVYFVFTFPAILLILVGFMLAMGRYRGYRLTELFRFKAFLKD